The Magnolia sinica isolate HGM2019 chromosome 3, MsV1, whole genome shotgun sequence genome includes the window tgaaattcaaattcaaaattcgaaATTATTTCCCGCTACTTTTATATCaccttatttcaaaaaaaaaaaaaaatcctttcttccaatctctttctctctcgtcgTTCGTCTTCCCTTTCTACCCTCACAGAAAACAAAAATCCCAAAAATGTCCTCATCCGTTcgaagagtgaaagagagagggggcGGTGGAGGAAAGATAATGGCGTTAAAACCCCAAAAAACCCTAACGGAAAACCATCCAAAGGAGAACACTGGAAGCTGCAAAAAACCTTACGGGAAGGAAAACCCCAGGACGGTTTCCGGCGCCAGAACCCCGTCCATGTGTCAGAAACCGGCGGTCCGCCCGCTGCCGATGCAGCGGATCGACAAGGCTGCGGTGTCGTCGAGCAATGGGAAAGACGGAGAATCGCGTTTCCGCTGGTCGACGTCGTCGTTGCCGAAAGGTAAGAACTCGAACCCCTCGGATTTCACACGGCTTCTTTCTGATCTGCGCAGAGATCGTCAACCTAGGGTTTCTGGATCTGATCGGTCGGCAAAAACCCTAGTAAAAGCTTCCGTAGCTGAATCCGAAGCTTCGGATGAGGGAAAATCTGCAAatggttttagggttttagagaaATGTCCTCGGAAGAAACCTTATTTGAATCCGAGTTCGAGAGGTCGGGATGATGAGAATTGCAAGGAATTGGGCTTGAATTTGAAGGAAATGCCTATCGATGCTGTTCGGGTTTTAGATGATTGCAATACTAACGTTTATTTAATTTCAAATATGGAAAGAATTCCTGAAGAAGATGTAAATTCCATTTCCAAAAATTCCGAGGAGATGTCTTCTTCAGATTTGAATTCAAAAGTAAGCAGTGGGAAAGAACTGAATGGTGTTCGGCTTTTGGAAAGTCTTGATGATGGAATGCATTTGGAATCGAATTCTGAAGGTTTGGGtgagaaatgtttgaatggctCTAGAATTGTCGAAAGTTCTAGAAGTGCAGTTTATCAAGGTCCAAGTTTGAAAGCCGTCGGTGAAAAATCCTTGAATGGTTTTGGAGCTTTAGAGAATCCGAAGGAGCTGAAGGCTGGGGAATGTGGTAAAGATGTTCCAGTTGTTAACAAATATCCTAGCAGGCTTCATGAGAAGCTGGCTTATTTAGAAGGAAAGGTTAAGAGCATTGCATCTGATATTAAGCGAACCAAGGAGATGTTGGATCTGAACAACCCGGATTCGTCGAAACTGATTTTATTGGATATTCAAGACAAGATTTCGGGAATTGAGAAAGCAATGGGCCATGTTGTTGATGATAATAAAGGGAAATTGGGTTTGTCTGAAATTGTTGAAAATGATAAGTTGCAGCCTAAACATGCAGAAAAGGGTCAAGATGGGAAGATGGGAAGTTTGAAAAGTTCAGCAAAAGCCTTGAATCATGAAGAATTAGAAGCGAGGCTTTTTCCTCATCATAAATTGCTTAGGAGTCGGGGGTCGTTGGGTAATTCATCTGGAAAGGATCAAActcatctaccattgaaatctaagGGTGATTCATTGTCAGAAGATAAGCCTTTGAGCCCCATTGATGAAAACCCCATAGCATTGGAGTTTTTGGCATCACTTGCTGGTACAGAAAATTCCAAGATAAATGGTAATGATAAATTTGTTCAATTAGAGTGTCGTGCAGTTCAGGCAACAGATATGGATGGATCAGCAACTTCAGCAGCACAAGGTGTTCCAATGAATGTGGGTGGTGGGAAATCTGATGAGGATGTCAGGCTCACAACTGATGAAATGTTTGAGGACTTCGATGATCAGGAAAATAGGCCAGCCATGATAATCCAAGAGGAGATTGAAGATAATTCTGTTGAGCTATTGAAGGAAGTAGGGACTAAGACCTCAACTGGTGGATGGTTTGTATCTGAGGGTGAATCTGTTCTTCTTGCTCATGATGATGGTTCTTGTTCCTTCTACGATATTACAAACTCAGAGGTATATGGGCTCCC containing:
- the LOC131240437 gene encoding KIN14B-interacting protein At4g14310; the protein is MSSSVRRVKERGGGGGKIMALKPQKTLTENHPKENTGSCKKPYGKENPRTVSGARTPSMCQKPAVRPLPMQRIDKAAVSSSNGKDGESRFRWSTSSLPKGKNSNPSDFTRLLSDLRRDRQPRVSGSDRSAKTLVKASVAESEASDEGKSANGFRVLEKCPRKKPYLNPSSRGRDDENCKELGLNLKEMPIDAVRVLDDCNTNVYLISNMERIPEEDVNSISKNSEEMSSSDLNSKVSSGKELNGVRLLESLDDGMHLESNSEGLGEKCLNGSRIVESSRSAVYQGPSLKAVGEKSLNGFGALENPKELKAGECGKDVPVVNKYPSRLHEKLAYLEGKVKSIASDIKRTKEMLDLNNPDSSKLILLDIQDKISGIEKAMGHVVDDNKGKLGLSEIVENDKLQPKHAEKGQDGKMGSLKSSAKALNHEELEARLFPHHKLLRSRGSLGNSSGKDQTHLPLKSKGDSLSEDKPLSPIDENPIALEFLASLAGTENSKINGNDKFVQLECRAVQATDMDGSATSAAQGVPMNVGGGKSDEDVRLTTDEMFEDFDDQENRPAMIIQEEIEDNSVELLKEVGTKTSTGGWFVSEGESVLLAHDDGSCSFYDITNSEEKAEYKPPAGVSHDLWGDCWLIRAAGSDGCSGRYVVAASAGNTLDAGFCSWDFYTKDIRAFRVEDGKTTMFPSRTVLGPLPNNGMPRRNTLSTVLAPENKQWWYKPCGPLLVSTASCQKTVGIYDIRDGDLVMKWEVPRPVLTMDNSSPLQWRNKGKVVIAETEAISLWDVNSLNPLPLLSIASSCKKITALHVNNTDAELGGGVRQRVSSSEAEGNDGVFCTHETINILDFRLPSGVGLKITKHGMNSHSVFSRGDSVFLGSIGARSTAKDQPRSLVQHFSLRKGKLIGTYVLPESNAHFHHSSITQVWGNSNLVMATCGLGLFVFDTLKDDGPQSFSTDHGNAGEVREIIGPDDLYRPSFDYLGSRVLLISRDRPAQWRYLL